One window of the Diospyros lotus cultivar Yz01 chromosome 12, ASM1463336v1, whole genome shotgun sequence genome contains the following:
- the LOC127814157 gene encoding disease resistance protein RPV1-like, with amino-acid sequence MGLSMAASSSSLIPPPQREYNVFLNFSGLDTRESIISHLRVDLERNGFHTFRDDENLDRGQSIGPGLLEAIEDSSMSLVVFSKNYFASTWCLRELKKIMECKKNSEHFVLPIFYKIEPSDIRHLNESTAEILAKTLAKHEEEHPKMENWRTILTEVANLSGIISNHYRDEASLVKDIVKEVQRKLNLRIDLNVATHPVGIEPRLQKLLKELCLESSDDVRIIAIWGVGGLGKTTIAKAAYNHIRSRFEGCSFVDNVRETWEQSNRGLLALQNQIRSDISKNKNYKIRNSHEGVEFLKHRAFNGRKVLLVLDDVNSVEQLTALAIDPRFLYRGSRIIVTTRDISSLNSLRPVLTKYELELLNKDESLRLFNLHAFNQHNPLEGFMEFSKTVVDYAGGIPLVLQVLGCYLNGKNDQSVWRSAITKLENIPHNDVQRKLRISFDSLDEKQQKLFLDIAFFFVGKSKNFTIQALQDNEIFPEDGFQRLVDLCLLKCDQGLVIVMHDVFKQMGREIVRQENVDYPGKRSRLWDYKDALKVLKNCEGTEAVEGLILLHNGKDIKVKAKAFQKMTKLRVLHLDHVLLSTGYKLLFRNSGHKHLSRNLVWLRWHHFDLSVLPSQLYLENLVALDLSYSNIKRVWRGTKVLKKLQVLNLRSCHNLTTLPNLSELSNLERLDLSECVRLQEVDKSIGHLHRLYFLSLYDCHSLRKLPSEMANLKSLEVLWISQIPSKCQTLTKKSTSSLGLSLNFIQGLRSLRLLDISGRSFTQLPDKLWCMTSLAYLCISGFKIACLPESICNLTKLETLDCSYCRMSNLPSELGRLNRLLELNLQGNNFCSLPESIGDLTNLESLDLRDCERLQSLPKLSSCGDFIDVSNCTSLESISLESMMNYSDLSCYNCPKLYEKYSVDKIGTSFLDYKGARSFRIMSHSWGMFPDWLQHETTNSYYAFKVPPLGVGNKYFIRCIFYVVLIMLDKNYSSWLDSKLHNKTKDCHYSIGCNYYRDASLADLFTFYYISFHVDELDLEEGDEIEISWTHNKNAALKKWGIHVSYYTMDDTRLKID; translated from the exons GCTTGTCCATGGCTGCTTCATCGTCATCTCTCATCCCACCACCACAGCGGGAATACAATGTCTTCTTGAATTTTAGCGGTCTTGACACCCGCGAGTCCATTATTAGTCATCTACGAGTTGATTTGGAGCGAAACGGCTTTCACACATTTAGAGACGACGAAAACTTGGATAGAGGACAGAGTATTGGGCCAGGACTATTGGAAGCAATTGAGGATTCATCAATGTCTCTTGTTGTGTTCTCAAAGAACTACTTTGCATCGACATGGTGTTTGCGCGAACTTAAGAAGATTATGGAGTGTAAAAAGAACTCAGAACATTTTGTTTTGCCCATATTTTATAAGATAGAACCGTCTGATATACGACACTTAAACGAGAGTACTGCAGAAATCTTGGCCAAAACCTTGGCCAAACACGAAGAAGAACATCCCAAGATGGAGAATTGGAGAACAATTCTAACTGAAGTTGCCAATTTAAGTGGTATCATCTCCAATCACTATAG GGATGAAGCAAGCTTGGTTAAGGATATTGTTAAAGAGgttcaaagaaaattaaatttgcgCATAGATTTAAATGTTGCAACCCATCCAGTTGGAATAGAGCCTCGTTTACAAAAGCTACTCAAGGAGTTGTGCTTGGAGTCATCTGATGATGTTCGTATTATAGCAATATGGGGAGTTGGTGGACTAGGTAAGACAACAATTGCCAAAGCTGCGTATAATCATATTCGTAGCAGGTTTGAAGGTTGCAGCTTTGTCGACAATGTTAGAGAAACATGGGAGCAATCAAATAGGGGCTTGCTTGCTTTGCAAAATCAAATTCGATCTGATATCTCgaagaataaaaattataaaattagaaactCTCACGAGGGGGTTGAATTCTTAAAACATAGAGCTTTCAACGGAAGAAAAGTGCTCCTAGTTCTTGATGATGTAAATAGTGTGGAACAGCTGACTGCACTAGCCATCGATCCAAGGTTCCTCTATCGTGGGAGTAGAATTATTGTAACTACTAGAGATATTTCTTCCTTGAACTCGCTTCGACCAGTGCTTACCAAATATGAGCTTGAGCTTTTGAATAAGGATGAATCTCTTCGACTCTTTAATTTGCATGCCTTCAACCAACATAATCCTCTAGAGGGCTTTATGGAGTTTTCAAAAACAGTGGTGGATTATGCAGGGGGTATTCCATTAGTTCTTCAAGTTTTGGGTTGCTATTTGAATGGCAAAAACGATCAATCTGTATGGAGAAGTGCAATTACAAAATTGGAAAATATTCCTCATAATGACGTTCAAAGAAAACTAAGGATAAGTTTTGATTCActagatgaaaaacaacaaaagttgTTCCTAGATATAGCATTCTTCTTTGTTGGAAAGAGTAAAAATTTTACCATTCAAGCATTGCAAGACAATGAGATTTTCCCAGAAGATGGATTTCAACGCTTGGTGGATCTATGTCTCCTAAAATGTGATCAGGGACTTGTGATTGTAATGCATGATGTTTTCAAGCAGATGGGTAGGGAGATCGTTCGACAAGAGAATGTTGATTATCCAGGAAAACGCAGTAGATTATGGGATTACAAGGATGCCCTTAAAGTGCTGAAAAATTGTGAG GGAACTGAAGCAGTTGAGGGCCTTATCCTGTTGCACAATGGAAAAGATATTAAAGTGAAAGCAAAAGCATTTCAAAAGATGACAAAACTGAGGGTGCTTCATCTCGATCACGTTCTTCTTAGTACTGGCTACAAGCTTTTGTTCAGAAATTCTGGCCACAAGCATTTGTCCAGAAATTTAGTATGGCTACGTTGGCATCACTTTGATCTCAGTGTTTTGCCATCGCAATTATACTTGGAGAATTTGGTTGCTCTTGACCTAAGTTACAGCAACATAAAACGAGTTTGGAGGGGAACTAAG GTTTTAAAGAAACTACAAGTTCTTAACTTAAGGTCTTGTCACAACTTAACCACACTTCCTAATCTCTCTGAGCTCTCCAATCTCGAGAGGCTGGATCTTTCGGAGTGTGTAAGATTGCAAGAGGTGGATAAGTCTATTGGACATCTCCATAGATTATATTTTCTAAGCCTCTATGATTGCCACAGCCTTAGGAAGCTTCCGTCGGAGATGGCCAACTTGAAATCTCTTGAAGTATTATGGATCTCCCAGATCCCGAGCAAGTGTCAAACATTGACAAAAAAGAGTACAAGTTCTCTTGGGTTGTCACTAAACTTTATACAGGGCTTAAGGTCCTTACGTCTATTGGATATTAGTGGCCGCTCTTTCACTCAATTACCTGATAAATTATGGTGTATGACCTCCTTAGCCTATTTATGTATTTCGGGATTTAAAATTGCTTGCTTGCCAGAGAGTATATGCAACCTTACAAAATTGGAGACTTTAGATTGTTCATATTGCCGTATGTCAAATCTGCCAAGTGAACTTGGGAGATTGAACCGATTGCTTGAGTTGAATCTTCAGGGAAATAACTTTTGTAGTCTGCCAGAGAGCATCGGTGACCTCACTAACTTAGAGAGTCTCGATTTGCGTGATTGTGAAAGACTCCAATCACTCCCCAAGCTTTCAAGTTGTGGAGATTTCATCGATGTTTCCAATTGCACATCATTAGAAAGCATATCACTCGAATCAATGATGAACTATAGCGATTTGTCTTGTTACAATTGTCCTAAACTATACGAGAAGTATTCTGTCGACAAAATTGGAACAAGTTTTCTCGATTACAAG GGTGCACGTTCATTCAGAATTATGAGTCATTCATGGGGCATGTTTCCTGATTGGTTGCAGCATGAGACCACAAACTCATATTATGCTTTCAAGGTGCCTCCTCTTGGAGtcggaaataaatattttattcgaTGTATTTTTTATGTTGTCCTGATCATGCTTGACAAAAACTATTCGAGTTGGTTGGATTCCAAATTGCACAACAAAACCAAAGATTGCCACTATAGTATTGGTTGCAACTATTATAGGGACGCATCGCTGGCAGATCTGttcactttttattatatttcttttcatGTGGATGAGTTGGACTTGGAAGAAGGCGATGAAATAGAAATTTCTTGGACACATAACAAGAATGCGGCTTTGAAGAAATGGGGAATTCATGTCAGTTATTACACAATGGATGACACAAGATTGAAGATTGATTGA